One Archangium violaceum genomic window, GAAGGCCGCCACGTGCGCCGTGGACGCGGGCAGCTGGTGGGCCACCAACCAGTCCTCCAGCGCGAGTTGCAGCTGCAGCGCCTCCGCGTACCGATCATCCGGATCGCGCGCCAGCGCCTTCATGACGATGGCGTCCAGATCCTTCGGCACGCGCGGGTTGATCTGCGAGGGCGGCTGGATGCGGCACTCGGCCACCGCCTGCAGCGTGGCCATGTCGTTGAGACGCTTGAAGAGCCGCATCCCGGTGAGCAGCTCGTACAGCACCACGCCCAGGGCGAAGATGTCCGAGCGGCAGTCCAGCTTCTTCTGCCCGGACGCCTGCTCCGGCGACATGTACGAGTACTTGCCCTTGAGCACCCCCGAGCGCGTCTCGCTGGCCTGGTCCGCCGCCTTGGCGATACCGAAGTCCACCACCTTCACCCGCCCCTCGAACGTCAGGAGGATGTTCTGCGGGGAGATGTCCCGGTGGACGATGTTCAGCGGCTTGCCGTTGGAATCCACCTTCTTGTGCGCATGGTCCAGGCCCGCACAGGCCTCGATCAGGATGCGGCACACCAGCGGGACCGGAATGAGCTGACCGCTGCGCTCCGCGCGCTTCCACACGCGCCGCAGGTCCTCGCCGTGGATGTACTCCATGGCGATGAAGTAGCTGTCGTCCTGCGCCCCCAGATCGTAGATGTCGACGATGTTGGGGTGATCCAACCGGGCGGCGATGCGCGCCTCGGCCAGGAACATCCGGACGAACTCCGCGTTCTCCGCCAGGTGCGGAAGGATGCGCTTGATGACCACCAGCTTCTCGAAGCCCTCGGGGCCCCGCTGGCGCGCGAGGTAGATCTGCGCCATGCCGCCCATCGCGAGCCGCTTGAGGAGCTGGTATTTGCCGTAGTTCTCGATCGACACGGTGCGACATGCCCCCAGCTCCACGGCAGGGAGGCCGTGGATGGAGACACCCGGGCGCGGAAGGCCCCGAGCGTAAGCGCCCCAGCCGGGAGGGTCAAACCTCCCGTCGCACTCTTCCACTCCTACCCCCCACGACGGGCCGGTGCCCGGACCTGCCGGGTCTCCCGCATGAGGGCCTCCAGTTCGTCCAGGTGCCGCTGCAACACCGGCATCAGCAGGGGCGCGGCATCCACCCGGTCGAACAGATCCAACACCCGGTCCACCTTGCGCTCGATCTCCTCGGCCCGGGCCGGGGTGATGCGGCGCAGGAGCAGATCCACCCCCGCCTCCATGAGCACGCGGGCCACCGCGTCGCGGGAGACCAACGGCTCGTCCTGCCGACGCTGCCCGCCCCCCTTGATGACCCTCAGGCCGCCAGGCGAGCGGGCGGGCGAGGACGCGCGACCGGTGAGTGGACGCTCGGAGATGGAGTTGTCGTCGTGCTGTTGAGAGCTCACCGTCGCCTCCTGCTGCGGGGACGACCCCAGGGTACTCAGCATGGGGTGCCCTCCAATTTTCCGGTCAACCGCACAGGCCGGAGCAGAGCTGTAGCACCCGGGGCCGACATGTCGCGCCGGAGGCCGGATTACCGGCTCCGGCGCGATTCCCCCCTCCGCGCGCCACTAGCGGCAGGCGCGGCGGTAGTAGATCTCCACCTTCGCGCCCGGCGCGGGAGCGGAGGAGAAGACAACGCTGTTCGTAACGGCGTCATAGGTCCAGCCGCTCGTCGTCGGAGCGCCATTCACGGTCACGGTGATGCTGCCCGCGTCTGGCTGCTCGCTGAGCGGGAAGCGGTCCTGGGCGGAGAAGGCCTTGTTGGCCACGGCACGCAGCAGGGGCGCGTAGTCGGCCGAGCACACGGAGAGCACTTCTCCACCCGTGCGGGTCGCGGCCTCGGCGTAGCGCGTGCCGGCACCACCCGAGGTGGGGCAGCCCGCGGCCGTGGGCGCGATGGCGTAGATGGTCATGCGCTGCGGCTGGTACTCGCCCTTGCGCGTCTGGAGGAAGCGCACGTAGGTGTCCACGCTGTCGGGCGAGTGATCGTCCTCGTCGCCCATGAAGACGACCACCAGTGCCGCCTCGTCGCGCAGGAAGCCCATGTTGCCGTCGTTCCGCTCGGGCGTGCGCGGATCGTCCGCGCCGTTGACGAGCGGAGGCGACAGGGCCCGCCGCACGGCCTCGAAGCCCTGCTCCACCGCGGCGCACTGGCCCACGTTCACGTTCTGCTGGAGCACCGACGCCAGCCCCGGCGTGTTCTGGGTGAGGATGCGCGGCCGGCTGCCGTCCACCGGGAAGAAGCGGCCCGCTTCACCGCCCTTCGCCCCGCCCGGACAGGCGTCGGTGGCGGCGTCGATGCCGGTGGTGGTGACGGCCACGTGCAGGTCCACGCCCTTGGCCAACGCCGCGTCCGCGAAGGCGGGCATGGCCGACACGATGCGCGGCTGCTCCTCCACCATGGACGCGGTGTTGTCCACCACGAAGAGGACGTCCACCTTGGAGCCGTCCTGCTGGATGAACGTGTCCGTCTTGTCCGCGCGCTTGGAGGACTCGCCAATGAGCGGGACGAGCACCGGCGCGGGCAGATCCGACGTGTCCACGTAGAGCGGCGACAGGTTCAACCCGAACACCTGGGCCTCGTAGCCCACCTCCACGGTGAAGGCATCGCCCGGAGCCAGCGTGAAGGACGTGCCCGGCGCGTCCATCAATGAGAACTCCCCATCCGTCGTGCCCGCGCCGATCCGCACGCCGGACACCAACACCGGCTCCCGGCAGGCGTTGATGTAGTTCACCTCGCGAGGAGCCGGCGGGCAGTCCGGACGCGCCAGGCCGTAGTCCACGAAGCGGGGCGAGGCCACCAGGCACGTGGCCTGCGAGTGGGCCGCCAACGGCACCAGCATCAGCGGGTTGGAGGGATCCGCCTGCTCGAACTGCAACGCGCCCGTGAAGTCACCTCCCCCCGCGGGCGAGAGGAAGGCCACCATGAGGCTGAAGTAGTCCCCCGGCCAGATGACGAGGCCATCCAGCTCACCACCGGGCAGGCTGAACACCCCGCCCCCATCGTCGCGCAGGCGGATGTTCTTCACCGCGCACAGGTCCGAGCCGGTGTTCGCCACCTTCACGCCCAGCACCGCGCCATACCCGGGCGCCACCGTCCCGAAGTCCACCGCCGCCGGCGTGATGGCCACCTGACAGGGAGCGTGCCTCTCCGCGGTGCCCGTGAAGTCCAGCTCCGTGGTTCCTCCCGAGTACACGTCCGTGTTCATCAACAGCCGGCCCGCCGCGGCGCCCTCGCGCGAGGGCTCGTAGAAGACCTTGAAGCTCACCTCCTCGCCGGGCAGCAGCCGGTGCGGCAGCGTCATCGGCGACACGTTGAACTGGACATCCGAGTCCGGGTGCCCGTCCAGCGAGTGGAACTCGAGCGCGTAGAGGGTGAGCGGGCCACCGTTGGAGGCGCCGCAGTTCTTCACGTTGACGACCACCGCCGTCTTCGAGCCGATCGGCTGGCGCCCGAAGTCATGGGTGAGCGGCGACACGCACAGCTCCGCCGCGCCGCCGAACCCTTGCAGTTTCACGTCCGTCGTGGGGTGGCGCTTGCTCTCCACGCGGAAGGAGGCCTGGTCCTCGGCCGGCCCCATGTGGCCCGGGCTGTAGCGCATCTCCCAGGAGCGCTTCTCTCCGGGCGCCAGCACCAGCGGGAGCCCCGAGGGCCCATGGCTGAAGGACGCGTCCTTGCCCGCCAGGTTGAGCTCCGTCACCGTCATGGGCTCCGTGCTGATGTTGTGCAGGCGCGCCAGCAGGACGCGGTCCTTGTCCACGGGAATGGAGCCGAAGTCGAGCAGCGGCGGCTCGGCCACCACGGCCTGCTCCAGCGCCTCGGCGGCCACCTGCACCGCCACGTCCGAGCAGCCCCGGCACGGCGACACCGCCAGCGCCACCTGCTTGCCACCCACCCGCCCCGGCGAGAAGGTGATGGGCAACTCGCGCTGCTCCCCCGGCCCCAGCGACAGCGGCTCCGCGGAGAACTCGTCCTTGTCCGCGCCCACCAGCTTCGGCGTCACCTCCACCCGCATGTCCGTGGGGTTGGTGACGGTGACGGTGAGCGTCTTGGCGGAGTCGGCCTCGATGCGCCCGAAGTCCAGCTTCCGCGGCGTCACGCGCGCCCACGCGTCCACGCCCATTCCCTGCAGCGGGACCCGGATCAACGGCTCCTTCTTCGAGTCCGAGCGCACCACCAGCGTGGCCGGCAGCGACCCTTCTCCCCGCGGGGTGAAGCGCACACGCAACGCGCAATCACCGCCCGGCACGAGCGAGTGCGGACCCTCGTGGGTGAAGTCCACCTGCCAGGCCCCCGCGGGACCCTCCACCCAGGCCTCGTCCACGATGATGCGGGAGCGGCCCACGTTGCGCAGCACGACCTCTGCCTCGCGCCCGTCGAAGACCGCCACCCGCTGAAAATCCACCCCTCCCGGCGTCGCCGTCAACCTTCCATCGGCGATAGCGGGGCGGTCGCGATCGGCACACCCCGTCAACACTCCCAGCACCGCGAGGACCCACAGCCCCCAGCGACTGCTCATGGCTCCCATTCCCCTTCCCCAACACCCCTGCGCCCACCCATCCCGGAACCCACACGAGGAGCCCCGTGGGATCAGGATGCGAAGCTAGGCACCCACCGTGGGGGGGGCAACGTCCACCCCTGGTCCTTTTTCCGGCATTCGAACACACCTCCGCCTTCCATACGTGGCGCTGTCCGTTTCCAGTCGGAACACGGACGCTCGCCTCCCGTGGCACGGCACGTCACTTGCGTTTCCCTCGAGAGAGGAAACGCAACGGAAGGAGAGCGTCATGAACGAGCGACAGATGCGCGACTGGATGAAGGAGAACCTTGGCCGGCTGAAGACACTGCGGGATGAGATCCGCGTGGACATCCACCTGGCCGGCATGGACGCCAAGGACAAGTGGAAGGAGTTGGAGCCCGTGGTGCGCGACGCGGAGAAGCTCGCCGACGAGGTGTCGGACGTCTCGCGCCGGGCCATGGAGGAGCTGGTGGAGAAGTTCCGCGGCTTCCGCGAGTCGGTCCGCCAGCATCGGCCGGGCGGGCAGGCCTGAGTCCCACGCAATCCCCGCGGGAAGTCGCCCGGCCCCCGCAGGCCCTGCACCATGAAGGAGTGGCCCGCGGTGCTGCAATCCCTGGAGGGACGAGCCGGACGCCGGCTCGCCTCCAGGCTCCTGGCCGACCCCTTGGAGCGCATACGCTCCATCCCCTTCCGAGACGCGGGCCACGGCCATGACGTCTTCGGGTACCCACCACCCGGTGGACTGGGACGCCGGACGCTGAACGGCGGACGGTCCGGACGACATCCCCGCAAAGAAAGCGGCGAAGTCCGCCAGATGCGGTAAGCCATGGGCTCCACGCCCCCCGGGGCCGCGGAGGGACTGCATGACGCCGGAGTCGCAGCAGAAACGTGAGCCGCGCCACTTCTCGATGATTCGCACCTTCACGCCCGCGGACTTCGTCACGTTGGGCAATGCCTTCTCGGGCGCGGGCGCCATCCTGTCGCAGATGCAGTACCTGGCCACCGGGATGCCCCACTGGCTGTGGCTCGCCTTCGGGTTGATGCCGCTGGCCTTCATCCTCGACGCCCTGGACGGACGCATCGCGCGCTGGCGCTTCCAGTCCTCGCCGCTCGGGGCGGACCTGGACTCCCTGTCGGATGTCATCTCCTTCGGCATGGCCCCCGCGGCGCTCGCCTTCGCCATGGGCATGCGCGGCGGGCTGGACGTGGCGGTGCTGCTCTACTTCGTGGGCTGCGGCATCAGCCGTCTGGCGCGCTTCAACGTCACCGCGGCCAGCCTCTCGGACGGGACGGGCAAGGTGAAGTACTTCGAGGGCACCCCCATCCCCACCAGCCTGGCCCTGGTGATGGTGCTCGCCTTCTTCTTCTGGAAGGGCCGCACCGGGGATGAGCTCCCCTTCGGCGTGTGGCACCTGGGCGCCTTCGACATGCACCCGCTGGTGCTCATCTACTTCGCCAGCGGCAGCGCGATGATCAGCAAGACGCTGCGCATCCCCAAGTTCTGAGCGACTTCGAGTTCCGAGCTACCGGATGGTGGGCCACCACTTGCGCCGGGTGAGCGCCTGGGAGGTACCGATCCCCGCCGCGAGCGCTCCCACGCGCAGCGCCGTCTGCACCAGGGTGGCCGTACCGGAGGTGTAGTCCTGCGCGGCCAGCGCCAGCACGGTGCGGAAGGCCAGCACTCCCGGCACGAGCGGGATGAAGCCGGGGATGACGAAGATGCTGGTGGGCATGCGCAGCACGTACGAGATGGGCTCGGACAGGAGCACGATGGCGAACCCCGCGAGGAACATGGCGCCCTCGGGAGGCATGGCCGGTGCGAGCAGCGCGGAGCCACCGCGCACGGCGTAGCCCACCGCCCCCACGAGGGCACACGGCAGCAGCGCCCGGCGGGGCACGTCGAAGAGCACCGCGAAGCCGACGGTGGCGGCGAGCGCGAAGAGGATGGCGAGCACGAGCGGCGGCGGCGCGTTGGTGGAGAGCGCCAGATCGAGGCCGGAGACGAGCAGCACCACGTACAGTCCCGCTCCGACGACCGCGACGACGAGCGCGGCGGAGGTCGCCCGCGACAGGCCGGAGAGGGTGTCCCCGCGGAACAGGTCGGCCACGGAGCTGACCATGAGGACCCCCGGCACCAGGAGGAGCACCGAGGCGGCCAGGGCGAGCCCTGGCTCGGGCGTTCCCAGCACGCGCGCCCCCATCAGCCCGAGGCCCGCGGCCAACAACGTCACCAGGAACGTCATCGCCAGCCGGCCCATCTGCAGGCAGCCCAGCCACTCACGCAACGCCTGCCCCGCGCCGGACGCCACGCCCGCCACCCCGGCGTCGATGGCATTACCGCCAAAGAGGAGCGCGAAGCAGGCGCAGGCCATGCCCACGGCCAGGACCGTGAGGACATCTCCGAAGCGCCTGGGCGCGCGGGCGATCCGCTCCAGCTCTTCACGCAGCTGCGCCCGGCTCAGCTCACCCGAGCCCGCGCGCTCGGCGAGCGCGTTGACGGCGGCGACGCGGTTCAGGTCGATGCCCGTCTTCAACACGCGCACGATGCGGGTGCGGTGCAGCTCGCGGGCAAGGGCCGTGGTCACGATGCCGGTGGGCGTGGCGAACACGTCCAGCCGCTCGGCGCCCAGGGCGGTGCCGAAGCGGATGACGGTCTCCTCCACCCGGGCCATGTTGGCGCCGTTCTCCAGCATGATCTGCCCGGCGCGAAGCGCCACGGCGAGCACTTCTCCGAGCTCCTGGTTTCCGAGGGGATGCGCGTCCATACCGGGGGGTTACTTGCCGAGCGGCCGGGTGTTGGTGACGTGGAGCCCCGCGTCCGTGGCGTAGACGAACACCTCGCTGGCGGGAGGGATGTCGATGGCGCCGCGCCGGTCTCCACCGCCGAGCGCGAAGTCCACCTCGACGCATGGTGGACCCGGGACCTCTACCACTTCATCCCGGTTCCGTGTGGAAGCGCCTACCCCACTCTTCCCCCATTGTCGCCGAGAAGCCGCTCCGGAAGTTGCTCGGGCGCCTCAATCATCGCGCTGGACGTCCACGTACAGCGGCCCGCCTTCCGGGTGGAAGGCCACCTCCAGGATCCACCCGTCGCGCTCCCAGGTGAGGACGGTGTCTCCCATCACCTCCTCGACCTCGCTCGGACCCTGGAACGCGGCCTCGAAGACCTGGCGCGTCGTCAGCCGCGAGGCCGGCACGGTCTGCTGAGGCAGGACGATCTGCCCCGAAAAGGACTGCCAGGGCAGACGCGTGGACGTGAGCCCCTCCTCGGGCCGTTGCAACGCGATGCGGAAGGACTCCACCTCCCGCTCCGCCGGAACATCGACGCGCAGGCCCCACGCGGGATAGGCCCAACACCCCCGCTTGAGCTTCTCGCGCCACGAGGCCGGTGCACCCAGTACCTCCCGAACACGGCTCCCAGGCTCTCCCAACCGGATGCCGCACAGGCTCGGGCGCGTCAGATCCAACACCAGCTTCTCGGGTCGCTCGGGCCTCGGCCAACCCCGGAAGACGATCGCTTCCACCAGGCCCATCACTGCTCGCCGAGCTGAGCCCGGCCCTCCTCGGCGCCCTCGAAGTGGATGCGCGCGCGATCCATCACGTACTCCACCGCGCGCACGTGCAGCGCCGTCTCCGCCACCGACCGGGCCGCCGCGCGCTCCTCCTTCAGCGACCGCTCCACCTCGTCCCGCGTCATCCCCAGTTCCGCCGCCACCCGGTCGAGCAGCCCGTGGATGTCCGCCTCCTCCAGCTTCAGCCCCTCCTGCTCGATGAGCGCCTTGAGCCCCAGCGAGACGCGCAACCGCCGCTCGGCCTCCATACGCTGGGCGCCATCGGCCAGCCAGGCCTGGAGATCGGCCTCCTGGTCCTCGGCGGGCACTCCCTTGAGGGAGAGGATGCGGCCCTCGGTCCGGCCCCACAGCCGGCGGATCTCCTCGTCGATGAGCGAGGCGGGCAGTTGCACCTGGGTGCGCTCGGCCACCTCGTCCAACACCCGCTGCTCGGCTTCGAGCCACAGGTCGTTGGTGAGCTGCTCCTCGAGCTCTCCGGCGATGGAGGTCATCACCTCATCCAACGTCTTCCCCCGCCCCAGGCGCGCGAGGAACTCCGGGCTCTCCTCTTCCGGCAACGTCAGCTCCCAGGCCGCCTTGATTCCCACCAGGAACTGCCCCTCCACGCCCCGGAGCCCCTCGGCCGGGTAGTCCGCGGGGAACGTCACCGGCAGCCGCACGAACTCCCCCACCTTCTGCCCCACCAACCCCTCGAAGAGGCCGGGCAGCGCCGGGCGCGGAGCCACCTCGGTCCGCAGGTCGCTCCGCACGCTGAAGGGGATGAGCTTCCCGTGGGCGAAGCCGAGGATGTCCAGCACCACCTCGTCCCCCATGGCCACCGCCTCGCCCGCCTGCCGCTCCCGGTGCTCGGCCAGCTCCCGGCGCAGCTCATGGAAACGCTCCAGCAGCGCGTCCTGGGTGATGTCCGGAGCGCGAGGCACCGTCACCTCGAGGCCCTCCAGCGAGGGGGCCTTCACCGGGGGCAGCGCCACCTCCTCGGAAGAGAGCGCTCGCACCAGCGCGCTCTGCTCCACCATCCTCCGCAGGTTGGCCTCTTCCATCGAGACGGCGGGGCGCGACTCGGGCTTCTTCTCCATGAACGTAGGATCTCCGATGCGATTCCGGGCCCAGCAAAGCAAAAGGCCCGTGGCAGTGCCACGGGCCTTCGCGAGAGCCAGAGAGAGGGAAGGCTCAGCCGAACAGGCCACCCACGAAGCTGGACACCACCGAGACCGCCGCGCCCACCTGACTGACAACGGGGATGTTGGTGGCCGCCGCGACGGAGCCGACCGCGGTGATGACGCTCGTCACCTTGGCGGTGGTGCTCGCATCCGGGTTGGCCAGGGTGGTCGCCGCCATGGTGACGTCCATCGCCGCGACGGCGACGTTCACACCCGGGGCGAAGCGGGCCGCCGCACGGCCCAGCGTACTGGCACCGGAGTGGAGGGCGGCGTTGGTGGCCGCACGCGCCGCACCGCTGGCGGCGGCGCGGAGCTCGGCCCGGGCGGCGGCGCGGGTGCCCGTGCCCATGAGGGTCCGGATCGCGCCCTCTCCACCCTTCACCGCGGTGGAGATGGCGCTCTCGGCGGCGCGAACCCCGCCGCTGTTGATGAGCCGGGAGGCCCCCGAGCGGATGCCATTCTGGAGCGCGTCCACCGAGGAGGACGCGGCGGCGTGGGCGGCCGAGCGCAGCGCACTCGACGACACGTTCGGAGCCGCGGCCCGGAAGGCGGTCTCGGCGGCGCGGAAGGCCCCGCGGTAGGTGTGCGCCGTCTTGGCGCTGAACACCGCGCCCGCGGCGGCGGCGATGTTGCGCGGCACGCCAATGCCCGACGTCACGGCCTGCAGGACGTTGCCCGTGGTGGGGTTCTCCCGCGCCTTACCGAAATCACGGGCCGCCTGGTACATGGCGAACGGGACGGCCGCGACCGAGCCGAAGGCGTTGAGCCGGTTGAGCCCGAGCGACAGGTTCGGCGGGGTCTTCTGGAACATGCCCGAGATGCCCGACGGCACCTGGATGGCGCTGGCGACGTTGTTGGAGTCCTTGACCTTCTTGTCGACGAACTCGGACGACAGGCCATGCCCGCTCCGCTGCGTACGGGCCGTGGTCCCCGACGTCGGCGTGGGCGTGGGGCGGGCCGTCTGCGTCGGACGGGCCGTCGGCGTGGCCTGGGGCCTGCGCTCCGGCGTGGGCCTGGGGCGAGGACGAGGCGGGGTGTCTCCGACGCGAGGAGCCATCGAATTCTCCAGAAATGAAGCGTTCGCCCCATTATCGAGCCAGTCCGGCCCGAGTTGCTCGCGGACCCGCGTTTCTTCAGGCTTCACGAAGAGTCACGAGCCGTTCCTCCCGAGGTGAACCCCCGTTTTCACTTCGTAGAGAAGGCGTGGCTGCCGAAGGTGGGCGTATGTTGCGCCACCTCCAGGAGGGACAGGACGAAGATGGAGTACAGGAAGGTAGCGACCGCGCTCACGATCGCGGGCTCGGACAGTGGTGGTGGAGCGGGAATCCAGGCGGATCTGCGGACCTTCGCCTTCCATCGGGTCCACGGGACCAGCGCCCTGACGGCGCTCACGGCCCAGAACACGCAGGGCGTCACCCGGGTGGACGTCATGCCCCCGGACTCGGTGGCGGCGCAGATCGACGCGGTGGCCTCGGACATCGGCATGGGCGCCGCGAAGACCGGCATGCTCGTCAACCGGGAGATCATCGCCCGGGTGGCGGAGCGGGTGAGGGCGCTCGGAATCACCCCGCTCGTCGTGGATCCGGTCATGGTGTCGCGGGCGGGCTCGCGGCTCATCGATGACGAGGCGGTGGCGGCCCTGAGGGAGCAGCTCCTCCCCCTGGCGACCCTCGTCACCCCCAACCGGCACGAGGCGCAGCTCCTCGCGGGGCTGGAGATCCAGACGCTGGAGGACATGCGGGAGGCCGCGCGCCGCGTCCACCGGTTGGGACCGAAGGCGGTGCTCGTCAAGGGAGGCGCCATGCCGGGGGCCCTGCGAGGCACCGACGTCTGGTTCGACGGCGAGCGACTGGAGACACTGCACCTGGCCTCGGTGGAGACGCGCAATACACACGGCACCGGGTGCACGCTGTCCGCGGCCATCGCCGCCAACCTGGCCCTGGGGCATGGGCTGCTCGAGGCCACCCGGCTTGGCAAGGAATACGTCACCCGGGCGCTCCAACACCCGCTCGCCGTGGGCCGGGGCAATGGGCCCATCGGGCACTTCTTTCCACTGCTCGGCGCATGAATCACGCCCGAGGTGTAGGCGCGGCTACCCGGACTCCGAGCGTACAGACTTGGATATCCGCCGGGGTGGGCCGATGATGCACCAGGGATTCCCCCCGGGACGGGTTAGCATGAGAACACGATGAGCAAAGCCGCCTCGGGTCGACGACCGGACACCACACAGGGTCGAACCCGCTCACGTGCGCTCGTGGCGGAACGAGCGCTCGAAGCCAGCAACCGTCTGCTCCGGGCGCTCGCCGAGTCTCAATCGGAGTTCATCCAGGGCAGCGGCGACGCGCACCACCTGTTCGACAAGCTGCTCACCGTACTGCTCGAGCTGACGGAGAGCGAGTACGGCTTCATCGGCGAAGTCCTCCACGACCCGGAGGGCAGGCCCTACCTGCGCAACCACTCCATCAGCAACGTCGAGTGGACGGACGAGCTGCGGGAGCTGCGCGACCTGGACACGATCTTCGGCAGCGTGCTCACCACCGGGGAGCCCGTCATCGCCAACGAGCCCGCGGAGGGCCCGCGCCGGGGAGGCTTCCCCAACGGCCACCCGCCCCTGAGGACCTTCCTCGGCCTGCCCTTCAAATCCGGGGGCGAGCTGGTGGGCATGGTGGGCATCGCCAACCGCCCTGATGGCTACGGCCCCGAGCTCGTCGAGTTCCTCCGGCCCTTCCTCACCACCTGCTGCAGCATCATCATGGGGTGGCGCAGCGAGCAGCAGCGGCGTCGCACCGAGGTGTTGCTGCGCCAGCGGGAGGAGGAGCTCCAGCGCCACCGCGACCAGCTGGAGAAGATCCTCCACAACGGCACCGCGGAGCTGCTCCAGACGACCGTGGCGCTGGAGGAGCGACAGGCGCAGCTGCTCCACTCCGAGCGGATGGCCTCCCTGGGGCAGCTCGTGGCCGGCATCGCCCATGAGATCAACAACCCCCTGGGCTACATCACCAGCAACCTGAGCACGCTCACCCAGTACCTCTCCGTCTTCATGGAGCTGCTCGAGCTCTACCGCGAGCTCGCGGCGACCCTGGGGCCGGAACAGCAGCAGGGGCCCGTCCCCGAGCTGCTCGCCCGCATCCAGTCCATCCAGCAGAAGGAGGACCTCGACTACCTCCTGGGTGACGTGAACGATCTGCTCCGCGACTCGCGCGAGGGCGCCCACCGCGTGGCGGACATCGTTCAGAGCCTGAAGGCCTTCGTGCGCGAGGACTCCGGACAGCCGGAGCTGGTCGACGTGAACAAGGAGCTGGCGACCACGCTCAAGGTGGTGTGGAACCAGCTCAAGTACCGGACCGAGGTGCGGTGCGACTACGGGCCGGTGCCACCCATCCTCGGCCGCCCCGCCCAGCTCAACCAGGTCTTCACCCACCTGCTGCTCAACGCCGTGCAGGCCATCCCGGAGCGCGGGGTCATCCAGATCTCCACCCTGCGCGAGGGCAACGAGGTCCTGGTGCGCATCTCCGACACGGGACAGGGCATGACGAGAGAGGTCCTCGCCAGGCTCTTCACCCCGTTCTTCACCACCAAGCCTCCAGGCAAGGGCACCGGGCTGGGCCTGTCCATCAGCTACGGCATCATGTCGCGCCACAACGGCCGCATCGAGGTGAGGAGCCAGTACGGACAGGGAAGCACCTTCACGCTCCGCTTCCCCATCGCCCAGGATCTCTGACGGGCAGCGGGCCCTCCCGGCGTCACATTCGGGACGAGCGGCCTCTCTCTACATGCTCGCAGCGTGACCCACACGCCCCGTGAAGAATGAAAAAAAGAAGCAACACGAAACGTGTCACTTGCGATATTCTAATGGCCGCTTTTCTCGGCCCGTGAGACCGGAGGCTCTCGCATGTGGATTGAGACCATCGTCATGCCCCGCGAAGAGCCCGCCGAGTATCGCCCCGCCCCGCGGCGAGACCGATCGGCCGTCTATTCGGCGGCGTGCGCCGAGGGAGAACAGTTCCGGGACTCCGTCCTGAGCTACCTCCAATCCCATCAGTTGATGGACGCGGTGAAATGGGTGAGCGATCCCGGCCTCATTCCCATGGTGACACTCCACTGCACCTCCAGTGTGCTGGAGCAGTTGCAGAAGGAGCCGCGCTTCGAGGCGGGCCGCTCCCTGATGGTCGCGGTCTACTGAAGGACTCGCCCTACCCGCCCCCACATCGATCGAGCGATGTGGTGTGAGCCAGGGCCAGGGCCCGCGGCCGCTCCCGGGGCAGGCCGCCGAGCGAGACGAGCGAGGTTCTGTTATTCAAAGAATCCATGACGGACACGCTCAGATACGTTCCGGACGCCAACCTGGATGCCACGCTGGTCTCGCCGGCCTCGCGGACCGGAGACGTCTCCGTACCGCGAAACGTCCCGGTGGCCGCCTCCGCCCGGCGCAGCACGGTGCTCCCCCGGATCGAGTGGAACGGGGATCGCCCCGACGTGGTGCCCTTCGAGCGTGAGCGCTTCGAGGAGGTCCGCCAGCTGGGACAGGGCGGCATGGGCGAGGTGGTGCTGCTCAAGGACAACGACATCGAGCGGATGGTGGCCCTCAAGCGCCTGCCCGAGGGGTCCGATCTGGATCGCGTGCTCCGGTTCGTGGAGGAGATCCGCACCGCCGGGCAGTTGGATCATCCGAACATCGTCCCGGTGCACGACGTCGGCATCGACCACCTC contains:
- a CDS encoding CDP-alcohol phosphatidyltransferase family protein — its product is MTPESQQKREPRHFSMIRTFTPADFVTLGNAFSGAGAILSQMQYLATGMPHWLWLAFGLMPLAFILDALDGRIARWRFQSSPLGADLDSLSDVISFGMAPAALAFAMGMRGGLDVAVLLYFVGCGISRLARFNVTAASLSDGTGKVKYFEGTPIPTSLALVMVLAFFFWKGRTGDELPFGVWHLGAFDMHPLVLIYFASGSAMISKTLRIPKF
- a CDS encoding threonine/serine ThrE exporter family protein → MDAHPLGNQELGEVLAVALRAGQIMLENGANMARVEETVIRFGTALGAERLDVFATPTGIVTTALARELHRTRIVRVLKTGIDLNRVAAVNALAERAGSGELSRAQLREELERIARAPRRFGDVLTVLAVGMACACFALLFGGNAIDAGVAGVASGAGQALREWLGCLQMGRLAMTFLVTLLAAGLGLMGARVLGTPEPGLALAASVLLLVPGVLMVSSVADLFRGDTLSGLSRATSAALVVAVVGAGLYVVLLVSGLDLALSTNAPPPLVLAILFALAATVGFAVLFDVPRRALLPCALVGAVGYAVRGGSALLAPAMPPEGAMFLAGFAIVLLSEPISYVLRMPTSIFVIPGFIPLVPGVLAFRTVLALAAQDYTSGTATLVQTALRVGALAAGIGTSQALTRRKWWPTIR
- a CDS encoding FKBP-type peptidyl-prolyl cis-trans isomerase — its product is MEKKPESRPAVSMEEANLRRMVEQSALVRALSSEEVALPPVKAPSLEGLEVTVPRAPDITQDALLERFHELRRELAEHRERQAGEAVAMGDEVVLDILGFAHGKLIPFSVRSDLRTEVAPRPALPGLFEGLVGQKVGEFVRLPVTFPADYPAEGLRGVEGQFLVGIKAAWELTLPEEESPEFLARLGRGKTLDEVMTSIAGELEEQLTNDLWLEAEQRVLDEVAERTQVQLPASLIDEEIRRLWGRTEGRILSLKGVPAEDQEADLQAWLADGAQRMEAERRLRVSLGLKALIEQEGLKLEEADIHGLLDRVAAELGMTRDEVERSLKEERAAARSVAETALHVRAVEYVMDRARIHFEGAEEGRAQLGEQ
- a CDS encoding choice-of-anchor D domain-containing protein, with protein sequence MSSRWGLWVLAVLGVLTGCADRDRPAIADGRLTATPGGVDFQRVAVFDGREAEVVLRNVGRSRIIVDEAWVEGPAGAWQVDFTHEGPHSLVPGGDCALRVRFTPRGEGSLPATLVVRSDSKKEPLIRVPLQGMGVDAWARVTPRKLDFGRIEADSAKTLTVTVTNPTDMRVEVTPKLVGADKDEFSAEPLSLGPGEQRELPITFSPGRVGGKQVALAVSPCRGCSDVAVQVAAEALEQAVVAEPPLLDFGSIPVDKDRVLLARLHNISTEPMTVTELNLAGKDASFSHGPSGLPLVLAPGEKRSWEMRYSPGHMGPAEDQASFRVESKRHPTTDVKLQGFGGAAELCVSPLTHDFGRQPIGSKTAVVVNVKNCGASNGGPLTLYALEFHSLDGHPDSDVQFNVSPMTLPHRLLPGEEVSFKVFYEPSREGAAAGRLLMNTDVYSGGTTELDFTGTAERHAPCQVAITPAAVDFGTVAPGYGAVLGVKVANTGSDLCAVKNIRLRDDGGGVFSLPGGELDGLVIWPGDYFSLMVAFLSPAGGGDFTGALQFEQADPSNPLMLVPLAAHSQATCLVASPRFVDYGLARPDCPPAPREVNYINACREPVLVSGVRIGAGTTDGEFSLMDAPGTSFTLAPGDAFTVEVGYEAQVFGLNLSPLYVDTSDLPAPVLVPLIGESSKRADKTDTFIQQDGSKVDVLFVVDNTASMVEEQPRIVSAMPAFADAALAKGVDLHVAVTTTGIDAATDACPGGAKGGEAGRFFPVDGSRPRILTQNTPGLASVLQQNVNVGQCAAVEQGFEAVRRALSPPLVNGADDPRTPERNDGNMGFLRDEAALVVVFMGDEDDHSPDSVDTYVRFLQTRKGEYQPQRMTIYAIAPTAAGCPTSGGAGTRYAEAATRTGGEVLSVCSADYAPLLRAVANKAFSAQDRFPLSEQPDAGSITVTVNGAPTTSGWTYDAVTNSVVFSSAPAPGAKVEIYYRRACR